Within the Deinococcus detaillensis genome, the region AGGTCTGGATGATCCCGCACTGGTCAGCAGCATGGAGCATGGACGGTCCTGGGCTTCAGAAGCCTGGGGTGGCATTGGGCAAGTCAGGCCACTGGGCCTGGAGATGGGCGGCCAGATGCGAGTAGATCTGGCCGTGGTTGGTGGCGTACCGCACCGCGGGCACCCCAGGCGACCGGGGGAGCCACAGATGTTCGCCGACCACGGCAGCGTGCAGCCAACCGGTTCCAAGGGAGGGAATGGGATCACCAGCCAGCGAGTAACTTCGGATCAGGTGGATGACAGCAGCTGGATCGACCAGTCGCCCGGCGTCCTTCAGCACGTCCAGCACTCCCCAACCCAGGGCGGTGGGGCTGAAGGCCAGAACTGGCAGCTTGTTCATCAGGCCAGCGTACTGGGCCAGCCCGCCTCCGAGCGAATGCCCGGTCAGGGTCAGCGGCCCTTCGCGGCCCTCCTGCGACAGTTCGTGGTCCATCAGCAGGGTGAGCCGGTCCGCCCAGCGGTAGAGCCTGGGCACGCCTCCCACCACGTTCAGCAGCCCGGCACCCAGTTGTTGCGCCTCGGCGAGCAGGCTGTGCAGTTGACCGTCGCCGTCACTGGAGTTAAGGCCCCCCAGCACCAGGGTCACCTGGCCGTGCGCAGCCTGATGGGCCGCGAAGGCCAGCCCGCTGGGGACGTGCAAGTAGCCGTTTTTTCCAGGTTGATGCCGCACGCTGCCCAGCTGCCGCGCCACTCGTTCCAGGTCCAGAAAGTGCCCACCGTAGGCACGCAGGGCCCACTTGGGTTCTGGCATGACCCAGTCGTGCCGTTCCCAGGCCGGGTACAGGCTGAGCGCGGCGGCGCAGCGGCTCAAGACCATCCTGGCCTGGGATTCAGTCAGGGCCAGCAGGCGCTCCAAGGCCGCCTGACCGGTGGAGACTGCACAGTAAGCGGGCAGATCCGCAGTCAGGTCCATTGAGATCCAAACTGCTCCGGCGCTGTTACCGCAGCGTTACCGGCCCGAAGGAGGCCTGGGTCGACAGGCCCATCCCAATCCTACTGAGCTGCACTGGCCCCAGTGGGTGACGACGCCCTAGAACGTCCACCGCAGACCTTTCCGGTCCCTGGAGGCATGAACCAAGGTGGAGGGCCACACCCGAAAAGATGCTTCCGATCTTTGCTACCAGTAATACTCCGAAAATGGTTGTGTTGCCTTAATTCGGCTGGAATAAGCTGGTTCGCCGTGACCGACCTCAAGCCTTACCGCCACCGTCTCTTGGACACAACGGGAGAAGGAGCGCCATACGGATGCTGATCACGACGATTTGAGGAACATCTCGCCGCACTGATTCTCTACAAGGGTCTTGCACTATCAATAAGCAGCATCCAGCGAAATCCGACTTCACAAACGCGCTCCGCCTTCTTATCACGCAAGATCTGATCCCAGTCCAGCGTGGTTGTTCCGAAGATGTGCAGAGGCAGGGGAGAGTTCACGGTTCGCCTCCCCATCTCCTCAGTCAGCGTCTCACAA harbors:
- a CDS encoding alpha/beta hydrolase family protein, with the protein product MDLTADLPAYCAVSTGQAALERLLALTESQARMVLSRCAAALSLYPAWERHDWVMPEPKWALRAYGGHFLDLERVARQLGSVRHQPGKNGYLHVPSGLAFAAHQAAHGQVTLVLGGLNSSDGDGQLHSLLAEAQQLGAGLLNVVGGVPRLYRWADRLTLLMDHELSQEGREGPLTLTGHSLGGGLAQYAGLMNKLPVLAFSPTALGWGVLDVLKDAGRLVDPAAVIHLIRSYSLAGDPIPSLGTGWLHAAVVGEHLWLPRSPGVPAVRYATNHGQIYSHLAAHLQAQWPDLPNATPGF